A window of the Desulfobacula toluolica Tol2 genome harbors these coding sequences:
- a CDS encoding acyl-CoA dehydrogenase family protein: MMDFSISEEYMMLKEAMREFVKRELLPLEKTLLERDMSLWTKPGPLIPKEDSERLYAVSKELGFWGIEVEEKFGGQGLGMLAKTLVSEELCKSFVGFSPHGFTLPPDAPNLYYLDACCKGDQREKYFIPYCNRELDSAMACTEPDAGSDVSGLKTTAVRKGDKWIINGTKTFISKCDKDNVFFILIAVTDKEASSKGKFTAFLIDKDMPGVRIGKEIPVIGAMPTWELIIDDVEVGDNAILGELGQAFIPLQNRFGVRRIEISSWCTGMAERIIQMMIDHANTRVTFGEPLAERQTVQNWIADSTIELEHVRLKLYYTAWKSDQGHTDLRIEGSSIKIAATEMLTNVVDRAIQLHGGVGLSKELGLEYVARMVRLFRIVEGPSEIHRWTIARQLLREKKPYNPFIVSTEEN; encoded by the coding sequence ATGATGGATTTTAGTATATCTGAAGAATATATGATGTTGAAAGAAGCCATGAGGGAGTTTGTAAAACGTGAACTTCTTCCTTTGGAAAAAACATTGCTTGAACGGGATATGAGTTTGTGGACGAAACCTGGGCCCCTTATTCCCAAAGAAGATTCCGAACGTCTGTATGCCGTTAGCAAAGAGTTGGGATTCTGGGGCATTGAAGTCGAAGAAAAATTTGGGGGCCAGGGTCTTGGCATGCTGGCAAAAACTTTGGTTTCAGAAGAACTGTGCAAAAGTTTTGTGGGATTTTCGCCCCATGGTTTTACGCTTCCCCCGGATGCACCAAATCTTTATTATCTTGATGCCTGTTGTAAAGGTGATCAGCGGGAAAAGTATTTTATTCCATATTGTAATCGGGAACTTGATTCTGCCATGGCGTGTACGGAACCGGATGCAGGATCAGATGTGAGCGGGTTAAAAACAACCGCAGTTCGAAAAGGTGACAAATGGATCATAAACGGGACAAAAACTTTTATCAGTAAATGTGATAAGGACAATGTGTTTTTTATTCTGATTGCAGTGACTGATAAGGAAGCTTCAAGCAAAGGCAAATTTACGGCGTTTTTAATTGACAAAGACATGCCAGGCGTACGAATTGGAAAAGAAATTCCTGTTATTGGCGCAATGCCGACATGGGAGCTGATTATTGATGACGTTGAAGTGGGAGATAATGCGATTTTAGGAGAATTGGGGCAAGCATTTATTCCCCTTCAGAATCGTTTTGGTGTTAGGCGTATTGAAATTTCTTCATGGTGTACGGGAATGGCAGAACGAATTATTCAAATGATGATTGACCATGCAAATACAAGGGTTACATTTGGCGAGCCCCTTGCTGAACGTCAGACAGTTCAGAATTGGATAGCGGATTCGACCATAGAGCTTGAGCATGTTCGTCTTAAATTATATTATACTGCCTGGAAGTCTGATCAGGGACATACTGATTTGAGGATAGAAGGATCAAGTATAAAAATAGCGGCAACAGAGATGCTTACCAACGTAGTTGACAGAGCAATACAGCTTCATGGTGGTGTAGGCCTTTCAAAGGAATTGGGTCTTGAATATGTGGCACGGATGGTCAGACTGTTTAGAATCGTTGAAGGTCCCAGTGAAATTCATAGATGGACAATTGCGAGACAGCTTTTACGGGAGAAGAAACCCTATAATCCATTTATTGTAAGTACTGAAGAAAATTAA
- a CDS encoding heterodisulfide reductase-related iron-sulfur binding cluster: MARVPYWNISYGVIIDLLAIPVFLIFFYGLYLQWKLIQQGKLRVLPSISKVFQGIGTFHPKAFVVRGILNPKIYRKPSSGIAHGCVFWGMFMLFVGTNLVILNILFGLPVFNGMFNSIFMAFLLDLAGLLAFCGLVFFLVRRQFMPDRLKVPEERKGFVLIGSLLGFLILTGFVIEGARLASSSSESGAFVGNFFASAIISSSSALQIHTMTWWVHGLLALFFVAYIPFSPLVHIILAPVNTGFADPAPGVKMGVMDFSAFDDEDAEELPALGADKLADFTRKRFLDFSSCLWCGRCQEACPAYNTEKPLSPKGVIVTMAQKLKNTQMDDAVIDTISMDAIFNCTTCAACMEACPVSINQPKTIMRFRQNLVMEQGQIPELMGKAISSLEQRSHPFFGTGSGAAEWRKDLEVPAFEAGKTEYLLWIGCSITYEQRAWQIGRAMVNILKQANVSFGIIEDSRCTGDPAKQMGNEFLFAEIAQQNIDDFSSLGIKKIITMCPHCYNSFTRHYPKLGGQYEVIPHASFIKTLINEGKLYIAKNPRSITYHDPCYLGRRNGFYEDPREVISSVGGDLVEMPRNKNESFCCGGGGGNYWAEEEGTRINQERAGEALATDADAIAVACPFCLLMLTDGVKKYTEEIKAFDIAELVEKCLPEKSEV; encoded by the coding sequence ATGGCCCGCGTTCCTTACTGGAATATCAGTTACGGCGTAATCATCGATCTGCTGGCAATTCCGGTATTTCTTATTTTTTTTTACGGCCTGTATCTGCAATGGAAACTCATCCAACAGGGCAAGTTAAGGGTTCTGCCTTCCATCAGCAAGGTGTTTCAGGGGATTGGAACCTTTCATCCCAAAGCCTTTGTTGTAAGGGGCATATTGAATCCTAAAATATACCGGAAGCCTTCTTCCGGTATTGCCCATGGGTGTGTTTTCTGGGGCATGTTTATGCTGTTTGTGGGTACCAATCTTGTTATACTCAATATTTTGTTTGGACTGCCGGTTTTCAACGGTATGTTTAACAGCATTTTTATGGCATTCTTACTTGATCTGGCTGGACTTCTGGCTTTTTGCGGACTTGTCTTTTTTCTTGTAAGAAGACAGTTCATGCCGGATCGTCTTAAGGTTCCCGAGGAAAGAAAGGGTTTTGTTCTTATCGGTAGTCTGCTGGGATTTCTCATATTAACCGGGTTTGTCATCGAAGGTGCCAGGTTGGCATCCAGTTCGTCGGAAAGCGGTGCGTTTGTAGGAAATTTTTTTGCGTCCGCCATTATCAGTTCCTCCAGTGCCCTTCAGATACACACCATGACCTGGTGGGTCCACGGTCTTTTGGCGCTTTTTTTTGTGGCCTATATCCCGTTTTCTCCCCTTGTTCATATTATCCTTGCACCGGTGAATACCGGATTCGCAGACCCGGCTCCCGGGGTAAAAATGGGGGTTATGGACTTTTCCGCGTTTGATGATGAAGATGCGGAAGAACTGCCTGCGCTGGGTGCTGATAAACTGGCTGATTTTACAAGGAAACGGTTCCTGGATTTTTCAAGTTGTTTGTGGTGTGGACGATGCCAGGAAGCCTGCCCGGCATACAACACGGAAAAACCTTTGTCCCCTAAAGGGGTTATCGTGACCATGGCTCAAAAACTTAAAAATACCCAAATGGATGATGCCGTTATTGATACCATATCCATGGATGCCATTTTTAATTGCACGACCTGTGCGGCCTGCATGGAAGCCTGCCCTGTCAGTATCAACCAGCCCAAGACCATCATGAGGTTCAGGCAGAACCTGGTAATGGAACAGGGACAGATTCCGGAACTCATGGGAAAAGCTATTTCCAGCCTTGAGCAAAGATCCCATCCTTTTTTCGGGACGGGTTCGGGTGCGGCGGAATGGCGTAAAGATCTTGAGGTCCCGGCCTTTGAGGCCGGCAAGACGGAATATCTGCTTTGGATAGGCTGTTCCATCACTTATGAGCAGCGTGCGTGGCAGATCGGAAGAGCCATGGTAAATATTTTAAAGCAAGCCAATGTGTCCTTTGGAATCATTGAAGATTCCCGCTGTACCGGTGATCCTGCCAAACAGATGGGCAATGAGTTTTTGTTTGCTGAAATAGCCCAGCAGAACATAGATGATTTTTCTTCCCTTGGCATTAAAAAAATTATCACCATGTGTCCGCATTGTTATAATAGTTTTACCCGGCATTATCCTAAACTGGGTGGTCAGTACGAGGTCATCCCCCATGCTTCGTTTATCAAAACGCTTATTAATGAAGGCAAATTATACATTGCTAAAAACCCCAGGAGTATCACCTATCATGATCCGTGTTACCTGGGCCGGCGAAACGGTTTTTATGAAGACCCGAGGGAAGTTATTTCTTCTGTAGGGGGGGATCTTGTTGAGATGCCACGCAATAAAAATGAAAGTTTTTGCTGCGGCGGTGGTGGCGGCAATTACTGGGCAGAGGAGGAAGGAACAAGAATCAACCAGGAACGTGCCGGTGAAGCTCTTGCTACGGATGCGGATGCTATTGCGGTTGCCTGTCCTTTTTGTCTGCTGATGCTGACGGATGGAGTAAAAAAATATACGGAAGAGATCAAGGCGTTTGATATTGCAGAACTTGTTGAAAAATGTCTGCCTGAAAAATCAGAAGTGTAA
- a CDS encoding adenine nucleotide alpha hydrolase family protein has protein sequence MHIAVLAKVVSDYEVPAMDFELSNNRAHERFSRMLGLYDENAIETGIQLKAKTSSSLTIISYGTDGDVQFLRKGVAMGADKLILVKGTSDDPSIIAQNLKLAVEELGDVDLILAGQQSADMDRGIVPGILAQMLGATFIPQVGYIESKDDLWNVNQITSTGKRELEFKGLGVLSITSIPENVPRIPAVRAIFAAKKKPVVKLDGVDQGKMALQEISVEIPKSESVCEFINADDPNEAVKTLLTRLTEERFI, from the coding sequence ATGCATATTGCGGTATTAGCAAAGGTTGTTTCGGATTATGAAGTACCGGCCATGGATTTTGAATTATCAAACAACCGGGCCCATGAAAGGTTTTCTCGAATGCTGGGGCTTTATGATGAAAATGCCATTGAAACCGGAATACAGCTCAAGGCTAAGACATCTTCATCCTTGACCATTATTTCTTATGGAACTGACGGTGATGTTCAGTTTTTAAGAAAAGGTGTGGCAATGGGTGCTGACAAATTGATACTGGTAAAAGGAACGTCAGATGACCCGTCCATTATTGCCCAGAATCTTAAGCTGGCAGTGGAAGAATTGGGCGACGTTGATCTTATTCTGGCCGGCCAGCAGTCTGCTGATATGGATCGGGGAATTGTACCTGGAATTTTGGCCCAGATGCTGGGTGCCACTTTTATTCCCCAGGTGGGTTATATTGAAAGCAAAGATGATCTGTGGAATGTCAATCAGATTACTTCAACCGGAAAACGAGAGCTTGAGTTCAAGGGGCTTGGTGTGTTGTCTATCACAAGTATTCCGGAAAATGTGCCCAGAATACCGGCAGTTCGTGCCATATTTGCTGCAAAGAAAAAACCGGTCGTCAAACTTGACGGCGTGGATCAGGGCAAAATGGCTTTACAGGAAATCAGTGTTGAGATTCCCAAGAGTGAATCCGTTTGTGAATTTATTAATGCGGATGATCCTAATGAAGCCGTAAAGACATTACTGACCAGATTGACCGAGGAGAGATTTATATGA
- a CDS encoding electron transfer flavoprotein subunit alpha/FixB family protein codes for MKTLIIENIDLKKIGELVTVSKQFCDAPDIIALGEGDIPGSFGKAWQSDSAIPANLVSTVSNLIKQENYEVILMSVSTLGSGLAGPLSAALAAPAVTEVTAIHPDMVVDRPLYGGKAIIKHKIESTPTILTIRRKYFEPAQLDGTTASTALEAVKDKVTLVAEKHEQTDGIPLEDANVIVSGGRGIGDPENFNMLQEMANQLNGAVGASRGAVDEGWASPTRQIGQTGKIVAPSVYFAVGISGASQHLAGIANSKCVVAINKDEDANIFNRARFGVVCDYKKIVPILTQAIMEGK; via the coding sequence ATGAAAACGCTTATTATAGAAAATATTGATCTGAAAAAAATCGGTGAATTAGTGACCGTGAGCAAGCAGTTTTGTGATGCCCCTGACATTATTGCACTGGGTGAAGGAGATATCCCCGGATCATTCGGCAAAGCATGGCAGTCTGATTCGGCTATTCCTGCAAATCTTGTATCAACGGTGTCAAACCTCATCAAACAGGAAAATTATGAAGTTATTCTGATGAGTGTTTCAACCCTTGGAAGCGGTCTGGCAGGGCCTTTGAGTGCTGCGCTTGCAGCTCCTGCCGTAACAGAAGTAACTGCGATTCATCCGGATATGGTTGTGGATCGGCCTTTGTATGGCGGTAAGGCCATTATAAAGCATAAGATAGAATCAACCCCGACCATATTGACTATTCGCCGCAAATATTTTGAACCGGCCCAGCTTGACGGAACAACTGCGTCTACAGCTCTTGAAGCTGTTAAGGACAAAGTGACCCTTGTTGCTGAAAAGCATGAGCAGACAGATGGAATACCTCTGGAAGATGCAAATGTTATTGTATCCGGGGGTCGAGGGATCGGTGATCCGGAAAATTTTAACATGCTTCAAGAAATGGCAAATCAGCTCAATGGTGCTGTAGGTGCTTCCAGGGGTGCGGTTGATGAAGGGTGGGCCTCCCCAACCAGGCAGATCGGCCAGACCGGAAAAATTGTCGCGCCCAGCGTTTATTTTGCCGTGGGAATATCAGGTGCCAGCCAGCATCTTGCCGGAATAGCCAATTCCAAGTGTGTTGTTGCCATTAACAAAGATGAAGACGCCAATATATTCAACCGTGCCAGATTCGGTGTTGTGTGTGATTATAAGAAAATCGTTCCGATATTAACCCAGGCGATTATGGAGGGTAAGTAA
- a CDS encoding enoyl-CoA hydratase/isomerase family protein, with amino-acid sequence MGVDFNKEDHVAYITLNRPDTMNSLDPESVARLAEIWAEVVNDDDIRVSVLTGAGEKSFCTGTDMKKTPPPEECMASIWLREGQPIVPHMKMWKPLICAVNGYAVGGGMEMALACDLRIASSNAKFGLTEVKVASLAGLNGTQCMPRAIPQAVAMKMLLTGEMIDAKEAHRVGLISDVVEPGELMDFAKKLALKIAGNAPLSVKAAKQAAVMGLEMPLEHGIAFSHLLWGVLRDTEDRKEGFTAFAEKRAPQWKGR; translated from the coding sequence GTGGGTGTAGACTTTAATAAAGAAGATCATGTTGCGTATATAACATTGAACCGACCCGATACCATGAATTCCCTTGATCCTGAATCTGTTGCAAGGCTGGCTGAGATCTGGGCGGAAGTGGTAAATGATGATGATATTCGTGTTTCAGTGCTGACAGGAGCAGGAGAAAAATCCTTTTGTACAGGTACGGACATGAAAAAAACCCCTCCACCGGAAGAATGCATGGCCTCCATATGGTTAAGAGAAGGGCAGCCAATCGTTCCCCATATGAAGATGTGGAAACCTTTAATCTGTGCCGTCAACGGTTATGCCGTGGGCGGCGGTATGGAAATGGCCTTGGCATGTGACCTGAGGATTGCCAGCAGTAATGCAAAATTTGGATTAACGGAAGTAAAAGTGGCAAGTCTTGCCGGTTTAAACGGTACTCAATGCATGCCCAGGGCAATTCCTCAAGCCGTTGCAATGAAAATGTTGCTGACAGGCGAGATGATTGATGCAAAAGAAGCCCACAGGGTCGGACTGATCAGTGATGTTGTGGAGCCCGGCGAACTGATGGATTTTGCTAAAAAACTGGCCTTGAAAATTGCAGGCAATGCACCCTTAAGTGTAAAGGCTGCAAAACAGGCAGCAGTTATGGGCCTTGAAATGCCGCTGGAACACGGTATTGCCTTCTCACATCTGCTTTGGGGCGTGTTACGTGACACAGAAGACAGAAAAGAAGGATTTACAGCATTTGCAGAAAAAAGAGCGCCCCAATGGAAGGGCCGATAG